A genomic segment from Nematostella vectensis chromosome 6, jaNemVect1.1, whole genome shotgun sequence encodes:
- the LOC5521584 gene encoding leucine-rich repeat-containing protein 56 isoform X2, whose protein sequence is MACVGENLSYPRAGKGMEEGMLTFDDVTSVPKVNSGVRIRELDDGYVNPEPIKHEEEEAEHLWEEFLSPAKLKSLAGVRNLEDITQLEMNVNTRENSLGNFGSMLPNLNKLKLSNSIISTVRDLGTCLTNLRMLWMCRCSLSDLDGISSLSSLAELYLAFNDISDVSPVSMLDNLQVLDLEGNLVDEIAQVEFLTLCSSLKCLNLEGNPVCTAPHPDASEEELASYDYRKAVHQAVPSLRFLDDEPFLVEKVDGKPVLRDMPDSAKGVRIPDHLITDWHIINEGIKAVDVAEDDEKANRPSSGNRPSSRVASARPGTAAVRQRPATTARQRPGSAAGQRPGSAMGQRPGSAMGQRPGSAMGSQAEAAAVFQADDSSDLTHGSSEVICGNISKALKARRKNIQNFKPALAPFSDYIPIHIPEKSFEDDTSDSISKDDIFEELRQWRQEYSKMFADEEVLVSDSPPSSPRTDGSSTSQTTSPSSPPQHYTPSPPSSSHGRQRPSQLRRSLPNPPLLGKEIQRPNTAAEFRVRRFRHTSAEESIENFKMRTLHGDECFDMDKNNSTLSLATRLSASLEAEQGTEPRSSSAPVKPLRSRYSAIPLSRPWC, encoded by the exons ATGGCCTGCGTCGGAGAAAATTTATCGTATCCAAGAGCAGG TAAAGGCATGGAGGAAGGTATGTTGACCTTTGATGATGTCACTTCAGTACCTAAAGTCAACTCAGGTGTGAGAATACGTGAGCTAGATGATGGTTATGTCAACCCTGAACCAATCAAGCATGAAGAAGAAGAGGCCGAGCATCTATGGGAGGAGTTTCTGTCCCCTGCAAAGTTG aaATCTCTTGCAGGTGTGCGAAACCTAGAGGACATTACACAGCTTGAAATGAATGTGAACACCAGGGAGAACAGTTTGGGAAATTTCGGTTCAATGCTTCCTAATCTGAACAAGCTCAAACTGTCAAATAGTATTATTTCTACTGTCAG GGATCTTGGTACATGTCTTACCAATTTGCGTATGTTGTGGATGTGCCGATGCTCTCTAAGTGACCTGGATGGTATCAGTTCTCTTTCCTCCCTTGCA GAGTTATACCTTGCCTTCAATGACATCAGTGATGTCAGTCCAGTCAGTATGCTGGATAACCTGCAAGTGCTAGACCTGGAGGGCAACCTGGTGGACGAAATCGCCCAGGTGGAGTTCCTTACCCTGTGTTCATCCCTCAAGTGCTTAAATCTGGAGGGAAATCCAGTCTGTACTGCACCTCACCCAGATGCTAGTGAAGAG GAGCTAGCTTCCTATGACTACCGCAAGGCTGTTCACCAGGCAGTCCCCAGTCTAAGGTTCCTGGATGATGAACCCTTCCTGGTCGAGAAGGTGGATGGGAAGCCAGTTCTTCGTGATATGCCAGATTCTGCAAAGGGGGTACGAATACCTGACCACCTTATTACTGACTGGCATATCATCAATGAGGGCATTAAAGCAGTTGATGTTGCAGAAGACGATGAAAAAG CCAATAGACCCTCATCAGGTAACAGACCATCATCCAGAGTGGCCTCAGCTAGGCCAGGAACAGCTGCTGTCCGGCAGAGACCTGCTACAACAGCACGACAAAGACCAGGCAGTGCAGCAGGCCAGAGGCCAGGATCCGCAATGGGTCAACGTCCAGGATCGGCGATGGGTCAGCGTCCAGGATCAGCCATGGGGTCCCAAGCAGAAGCAGCTGCTGTTTTCCAGGCAGATGATAGCAGTGATTTGACCCATG GATCGAGTGAGGTTATTTGCGGAAACATATCAAAGGCTTTGAAAGCAAGAAGAAAG AACATTCAGAATTTCAAGCCTGCACTTGCACCATTCTCAGACTACATTCCCATTCACATCCCTGAGAAAAGTTTTGAGGATGATACAAGTGATTCAATCTCCAAAGACGACATCTTTGAAGAGCTCAGACAATGGCGACAAGAATACTCCAA GATGTTTGCTGACGAAGAGGTTCTCGTTAG tGACTCGCCTCCCAGCTCACCCAGGACGGACGGCAGTTCAACGTCCCAAACAACTTCACCCTCATCCCCACCACAACACTACACCCCCTCCCCGCCCTCGTCCAGCCACGGAAGACAACGCCCTTCCCAGCTTCGCCGCTCTCTCCCTAACCCACCCCTGTTGGGGAAAGAGATTCAGAGACCGAACACTGCAGCAGAATTTCGCGTAAGAAG GTTTCGTCACACATCTGCAGAAGAAAGTATCGAGAACTTCAAGATGAGAACCTTGCACGGGGATGAGTGTTTTGACATGGATAAAAACAACTCCACCCTTTCACTGGCTACCAGACTCTCTGCGTCCCTGGAGGCCGAGCAAGGGACTGAACCGAGGTCGTCATCGGCGCCGGTCAAGCCCTTACGGTCACGCTACAG CGCCATCCCGTTATCACGTCCTTGGTGTTAG
- the LOC5521584 gene encoding leucine-rich repeat-containing protein 56 isoform X1 gives MACVGENLSYPRAGKGMEEGMLTFDDVTSVPKVNSGVRIRELDDGYVNPEPIKHEEEEAEHLWEEFLSPAKLKSLAGVRNLEDITQLEMNVNTRENSLGNFGSMLPNLNKLKLSNSIISTVRDLGTCLTNLRMLWMCRCSLSDLDGISSLSSLAELYLAFNDISDVSPVSMLDNLQVLDLEGNLVDEIAQVEFLTLCSSLKCLNLEGNPVCTAPHPDASEEELASYDYRKAVHQAVPSLRFLDDEPFLVEKVDGKPVLRDMPDSAKGVRIPDHLITDWHIINEGIKAVDVAEDDEKANRPSSGNRPSSRVASARPGTAAVRQRPATTARQRPGSAAGQRPGSAMGQRPGSAMGQRPGSAMGSQAEAAAVFQADDSSDLTHGSSEVICGNISKALKARRKNIQNFKPALAPFSDYIPIHIPEKSFEDDTSDSISKDDIFEELRQWRQEYSKMFADEEVLVSDSPPSSPRTDGSSTSQTTSPSSPPQHYTPSPPSSSHGRQRPSQLRRSLPNPPLLGKEIQRPNTAAEFRVRRFRHTSAEESIENFKMRTLHGDECFDMDKNNSTLSLATRLSASLEAEQGTEPRSSSAPVKPLRSRYRVLPSTPDTQREGRASPAPSPGESPTPPKPELNYRPGTAAAALQKRRIRPNKKL, from the exons ATGGCCTGCGTCGGAGAAAATTTATCGTATCCAAGAGCAGG TAAAGGCATGGAGGAAGGTATGTTGACCTTTGATGATGTCACTTCAGTACCTAAAGTCAACTCAGGTGTGAGAATACGTGAGCTAGATGATGGTTATGTCAACCCTGAACCAATCAAGCATGAAGAAGAAGAGGCCGAGCATCTATGGGAGGAGTTTCTGTCCCCTGCAAAGTTG aaATCTCTTGCAGGTGTGCGAAACCTAGAGGACATTACACAGCTTGAAATGAATGTGAACACCAGGGAGAACAGTTTGGGAAATTTCGGTTCAATGCTTCCTAATCTGAACAAGCTCAAACTGTCAAATAGTATTATTTCTACTGTCAG GGATCTTGGTACATGTCTTACCAATTTGCGTATGTTGTGGATGTGCCGATGCTCTCTAAGTGACCTGGATGGTATCAGTTCTCTTTCCTCCCTTGCA GAGTTATACCTTGCCTTCAATGACATCAGTGATGTCAGTCCAGTCAGTATGCTGGATAACCTGCAAGTGCTAGACCTGGAGGGCAACCTGGTGGACGAAATCGCCCAGGTGGAGTTCCTTACCCTGTGTTCATCCCTCAAGTGCTTAAATCTGGAGGGAAATCCAGTCTGTACTGCACCTCACCCAGATGCTAGTGAAGAG GAGCTAGCTTCCTATGACTACCGCAAGGCTGTTCACCAGGCAGTCCCCAGTCTAAGGTTCCTGGATGATGAACCCTTCCTGGTCGAGAAGGTGGATGGGAAGCCAGTTCTTCGTGATATGCCAGATTCTGCAAAGGGGGTACGAATACCTGACCACCTTATTACTGACTGGCATATCATCAATGAGGGCATTAAAGCAGTTGATGTTGCAGAAGACGATGAAAAAG CCAATAGACCCTCATCAGGTAACAGACCATCATCCAGAGTGGCCTCAGCTAGGCCAGGAACAGCTGCTGTCCGGCAGAGACCTGCTACAACAGCACGACAAAGACCAGGCAGTGCAGCAGGCCAGAGGCCAGGATCCGCAATGGGTCAACGTCCAGGATCGGCGATGGGTCAGCGTCCAGGATCAGCCATGGGGTCCCAAGCAGAAGCAGCTGCTGTTTTCCAGGCAGATGATAGCAGTGATTTGACCCATG GATCGAGTGAGGTTATTTGCGGAAACATATCAAAGGCTTTGAAAGCAAGAAGAAAG AACATTCAGAATTTCAAGCCTGCACTTGCACCATTCTCAGACTACATTCCCATTCACATCCCTGAGAAAAGTTTTGAGGATGATACAAGTGATTCAATCTCCAAAGACGACATCTTTGAAGAGCTCAGACAATGGCGACAAGAATACTCCAA GATGTTTGCTGACGAAGAGGTTCTCGTTAG tGACTCGCCTCCCAGCTCACCCAGGACGGACGGCAGTTCAACGTCCCAAACAACTTCACCCTCATCCCCACCACAACACTACACCCCCTCCCCGCCCTCGTCCAGCCACGGAAGACAACGCCCTTCCCAGCTTCGCCGCTCTCTCCCTAACCCACCCCTGTTGGGGAAAGAGATTCAGAGACCGAACACTGCAGCAGAATTTCGCGTAAGAAG GTTTCGTCACACATCTGCAGAAGAAAGTATCGAGAACTTCAAGATGAGAACCTTGCACGGGGATGAGTGTTTTGACATGGATAAAAACAACTCCACCCTTTCACTGGCTACCAGACTCTCTGCGTCCCTGGAGGCCGAGCAAGGGACTGAACCGAGGTCGTCATCGGCGCCGGTCAAGCCCTTACGGTCACGCTACAG GGTTCTACCCAGCACGCCAGATACgcagagggaggggagggcttCCCCGGCGCCTTCCCCGGGCGAGTCGCCGACACCGCCTAAACCCGAACTCAACTACCGTCCGGGAACAGCGGCTGCAGCATTGCAAAAACGACGAATACGGCCCAACAAAAAGCTATAG
- the LOC5521584 gene encoding leucine-rich repeat-containing protein 56 isoform X3: MGGVSVPCKVGVRNLEDITQLEMNVNTRENSLGNFGSMLPNLNKLKLSNSIISTVRDLGTCLTNLRMLWMCRCSLSDLDGISSLSSLAELYLAFNDISDVSPVSMLDNLQVLDLEGNLVDEIAQVEFLTLCSSLKCLNLEGNPVCTAPHPDASEEELASYDYRKAVHQAVPSLRFLDDEPFLVEKVDGKPVLRDMPDSAKGVRIPDHLITDWHIINEGIKAVDVAEDDEKANRPSSGNRPSSRVASARPGTAAVRQRPATTARQRPGSAAGQRPGSAMGQRPGSAMGQRPGSAMGSQAEAAAVFQADDSSDLTHGSSEVICGNISKALKARRKNIQNFKPALAPFSDYIPIHIPEKSFEDDTSDSISKDDIFEELRQWRQEYSKMFADEEVLVSDSPPSSPRTDGSSTSQTTSPSSPPQHYTPSPPSSSHGRQRPSQLRRSLPNPPLLGKEIQRPNTAAEFRVRRFRHTSAEESIENFKMRTLHGDECFDMDKNNSTLSLATRLSASLEAEQGTEPRSSSAPVKPLRSRYRVLPSTPDTQREGRASPAPSPGESPTPPKPELNYRPGTAAAALQKRRIRPNKKL; encoded by the exons ATGGGAGGAGTTTCTGTCCCCTGCAAAGTTG GTGTGCGAAACCTAGAGGACATTACACAGCTTGAAATGAATGTGAACACCAGGGAGAACAGTTTGGGAAATTTCGGTTCAATGCTTCCTAATCTGAACAAGCTCAAACTGTCAAATAGTATTATTTCTACTGTCAG GGATCTTGGTACATGTCTTACCAATTTGCGTATGTTGTGGATGTGCCGATGCTCTCTAAGTGACCTGGATGGTATCAGTTCTCTTTCCTCCCTTGCA GAGTTATACCTTGCCTTCAATGACATCAGTGATGTCAGTCCAGTCAGTATGCTGGATAACCTGCAAGTGCTAGACCTGGAGGGCAACCTGGTGGACGAAATCGCCCAGGTGGAGTTCCTTACCCTGTGTTCATCCCTCAAGTGCTTAAATCTGGAGGGAAATCCAGTCTGTACTGCACCTCACCCAGATGCTAGTGAAGAG GAGCTAGCTTCCTATGACTACCGCAAGGCTGTTCACCAGGCAGTCCCCAGTCTAAGGTTCCTGGATGATGAACCCTTCCTGGTCGAGAAGGTGGATGGGAAGCCAGTTCTTCGTGATATGCCAGATTCTGCAAAGGGGGTACGAATACCTGACCACCTTATTACTGACTGGCATATCATCAATGAGGGCATTAAAGCAGTTGATGTTGCAGAAGACGATGAAAAAG CCAATAGACCCTCATCAGGTAACAGACCATCATCCAGAGTGGCCTCAGCTAGGCCAGGAACAGCTGCTGTCCGGCAGAGACCTGCTACAACAGCACGACAAAGACCAGGCAGTGCAGCAGGCCAGAGGCCAGGATCCGCAATGGGTCAACGTCCAGGATCGGCGATGGGTCAGCGTCCAGGATCAGCCATGGGGTCCCAAGCAGAAGCAGCTGCTGTTTTCCAGGCAGATGATAGCAGTGATTTGACCCATG GATCGAGTGAGGTTATTTGCGGAAACATATCAAAGGCTTTGAAAGCAAGAAGAAAG AACATTCAGAATTTCAAGCCTGCACTTGCACCATTCTCAGACTACATTCCCATTCACATCCCTGAGAAAAGTTTTGAGGATGATACAAGTGATTCAATCTCCAAAGACGACATCTTTGAAGAGCTCAGACAATGGCGACAAGAATACTCCAA GATGTTTGCTGACGAAGAGGTTCTCGTTAG tGACTCGCCTCCCAGCTCACCCAGGACGGACGGCAGTTCAACGTCCCAAACAACTTCACCCTCATCCCCACCACAACACTACACCCCCTCCCCGCCCTCGTCCAGCCACGGAAGACAACGCCCTTCCCAGCTTCGCCGCTCTCTCCCTAACCCACCCCTGTTGGGGAAAGAGATTCAGAGACCGAACACTGCAGCAGAATTTCGCGTAAGAAG GTTTCGTCACACATCTGCAGAAGAAAGTATCGAGAACTTCAAGATGAGAACCTTGCACGGGGATGAGTGTTTTGACATGGATAAAAACAACTCCACCCTTTCACTGGCTACCAGACTCTCTGCGTCCCTGGAGGCCGAGCAAGGGACTGAACCGAGGTCGTCATCGGCGCCGGTCAAGCCCTTACGGTCACGCTACAG GGTTCTACCCAGCACGCCAGATACgcagagggaggggagggcttCCCCGGCGCCTTCCCCGGGCGAGTCGCCGACACCGCCTAAACCCGAACTCAACTACCGTCCGGGAACAGCGGCTGCAGCATTGCAAAAACGACGAATACGGCCCAACAAAAAGCTATAG